DNA from Sulfurimonas gotlandica GD1:
TTTTTCATCACCACCAAAACCTGTAAAAATCAACTTTGAACCTTCTGTTTGATTATAGATTATTATGCCTTCCAAAGCTCTTCTCGTTCCTGCTTCTGAGATTATAGATGATATAGGCTGAGTCTCATCACCATTATGTCCATTTCCTAAAACATGAATATATTTTATATTATGCTTATAGTCATATTTTGGATACTGATTTTCCAAATCTGAAATCAAATAGTTTGAAAAAGGCGGATATGAGAACATAAAGAGAAGCCCAAAAGCGAGAGATAAAGAGACCTTTGCCAATTTATATTTTTTAAGTTTTGAGAGAATAAACCAAATCACAAATAACGAAAAAACCATTCCATATGGCTCAACAAAGAAAGTAACAAACTTCTTTAACATAAATCCTAATTCCATTATGATATCACTCCATTTATTTCATCTATCACTTCATTACACCAAAGTAACTCTTTATGACTTAAACTATCAAACTCTCTATAAAGAGCCAGATTTTTTATACTGTTTTTTAATATTCTAGCATTTTTAATATATACTACTTCATCACTTTTACTTGAAAACATATATACCGGTGCTTCTATACTTTTTACAAATTTTATATTATCAAATTTATACCTTAGTATCCACGAAACCACTACCCCATATCTTGCTTTTGCTAAAGAGGTTGTTGAATCAAAAGCGCCAGTTAAGAATACTCCTAATGGTTTATGCTTACTTGCTACAAACGCAGCTACACTTGCCCCCATAGAAAAACCTAAAATATAAAAGTCACCATAGTTTTTCTGAACTATTTGTGCTATTTTTAAAGCATCCCCAAGCATATTCTGCTCACTTATTGTGCCTTCACTTCTTCCATAAGAGCGATAATTAAAGGTTACTATCCTGCTATCTTTAAACTTAGAAGATAGTCTATTTATAAGACCTACACTATCATGTTCTCTACCACCAAAAAAAATAATTGTACTCTTTGCTTTTGAAGGTTCATAGGCCACACCCTCAAGCTCTACTCCATCTTCTGTCGTGATGCTAAGTATCTCACAACAACTGCCAATCTCCTCTTCACGAAAATGTGTTGGAGAAAAAACTATAAAATGCTGCCAATGGTAAATAGCAAAAGCCAGTATCAAAAATGTAAAAAATAAAAAAGCAATATAAATCATGTCGAGAATTATAGTATAATTCGCGAAAGTTATATAGGACTACAAAATATGCAGACATTCGGAAAATTTTCAACAAACTTCGACCAGGAATACTTAACAAAACATTATATTTACATCAATGAAAAAGATGAAAACAGAGAAGATATACTAATAGATATAAACGACCTAGAAGAAATGCTCAAAAAAAAGCGTAAAACTGTAGCTGGAACCATCTTTTTATACAATCCGACTATAAGCCCTGTTGGTTTTAACACCAACTCACTACTAGCAAAGCAGGGATTTGTGTTTGATGATAAGTTTCAT
Protein-coding regions in this window:
- a CDS encoding YdcF family protein; the encoded protein is MELGFMLKKFVTFFVEPYGMVFSLFVIWFILSKLKKYKLAKVSLSLAFGLLFMFSYPPFSNYLISDLENQYPKYDYKHNIKYIHVLGNGHNGDETQPISSIISEAGTRRALEGIIIYNQTEGSKLIFTGFGGDEKISVAKMNKRLALALGVKEEDIILGEKAKDTQEEAYFTKELVGDEPFVLVTSASHIPRSMMLFESIGLKPIAAPTAFYKDKFRSFLKLPTMGSFYLSQIAMHEYLGILWSKLRS
- a CDS encoding alpha/beta hydrolase: MIYIAFLFFTFLILAFAIYHWQHFIVFSPTHFREEEIGSCCEILSITTEDGVELEGVAYEPSKAKSTIIFFGGREHDSVGLINRLSSKFKDSRIVTFNYRSYGRSEGTISEQNMLGDALKIAQIVQKNYGDFYILGFSMGASVAAFVASKHKPLGVFLTGAFDSTTSLAKARYGVVVSWILRYKFDNIKFVKSIEAPVYMFSSKSDEVVYIKNARILKNSIKNLALYREFDSLSHKELLWCNEVIDEINGVIS